In Lolium perenne isolate Kyuss_39 chromosome 5, Kyuss_2.0, whole genome shotgun sequence, the sequence CAGCGGGGGCAGGTAGGTGGCGGTGGCCAGGGAGCTGCAGGAGGCTCGGCGCGACCAGGTGGCCAGGATGCGGCGGCGCTTGTTGAACGGGTTCTCCGGCTTGGCCAGCTCCTTCACGgcctcccgcgccgccgcctccgccaggctggtgaaagacttggacttgccgGCGTAGAAGCTGGACAGCCCGCTCCTGTTGACAAATCAGACAAAGACAAATCATCAATTCCATGCTCCTGTTTGTCTCACGATCCGTCAAACTGGTAACTGATGATCTCCAAACAAGACGAAAACCCAACAAAATTTCCTATTGTACTTTGGCAACGGATCAGAAAAAATCCCCCCGAAAAAGATCTTCTTTTTCCTCATTTTGCAACAAGCATATTCTGAGAAGCTTTTGACTCACTTGATGGGCAAAGAATCCTCCAGAGCCTCCAGGCACCCGAGACCGGGCTCCTGCTTGAGCTTGCTCTCCACCTCGGCCTCCTCCCCGTCGTCGCCAGCCTCAGAAGAGGAGTCCTCCCCGATGGAGGAGCTGGACGGCGACGGCGCGCCGATCGACGAGCTCTCCGTCAgcacctcctccgcctcgtcttcCTCGATGAAGAACGCGTCGCTCATCTTCTTCGTCGCCAGCAGCACCTCCCCGTCCTTGGTCTTGCCGCCCGATCCGGGGAAGCCGCCGTAGGCCTGGAACGCCACCGCCGTCGACATGTCCAAGCTTCAGGATCCGGCGATCCGGACGGTGGTGCCAGCTCGCGCGCGGTAGCTAGGAGGGAGGAAATCTCGGATGGAAAATGGATATGTGTCCGTCCAAGAACAAGGACACACCAACTCAGCAGCAACTTGtaagagagagagaaagaagaaatGGGTGAGGATGGGATAAGATAAGAGCAACGACGACAGGAGGGGAGTTGTGTATG encodes:
- the LOC127302216 gene encoding uncharacterized protein: MSTAVAFQAYGGFPGSGGKTKDGEVLLATKKMSDAFFIEEDEAEEVLTESSSIGAPSPSSSSIGEDSSSEAGDDGEEAEVESKLKQEPGLGCLEALEDSLPIKSGLSSFYAGKSKSFTSLAEAAAREAVKELAKPENPFNKRRRILATWSRRASCSSLATATYLPPLLAPDHALHEGDEGEEDDSDGSDSDEQPQEGHRGKNGREAPALPPPMLSLHSQMGGAGAARRSGSFRSPRSYSLSDLRNGVTGAASYNNQ